From the Bacteroidales bacterium genome, one window contains:
- the tnpA gene encoding IS200/IS605 family transposase — MGYTKLWVHLVWTTKNRKPLLQKELRQVIFNHIRENATTKGIYIDSINGHLEHVHCLISMKPCQNIEEIIRLLKGESSYWINKNKILSFNFEWQTEYFAVSVSESAVNRVRRYIKNQEEHHRKKTFTEEYQEFMKKYRFNTLVSG, encoded by the coding sequence ATGGGATACACTAAACTCTGGGTCCACCTGGTCTGGACCACCAAAAACCGTAAACCCCTCCTTCAAAAGGAGCTTCGTCAGGTCATCTTCAATCATATCCGGGAAAATGCTACCACAAAGGGTATTTATATTGATTCCATTAATGGTCATCTCGAACACGTCCACTGCCTGATATCAATGAAACCCTGTCAAAACATTGAAGAAATTATCAGGTTGCTCAAAGGAGAATCATCCTATTGGATCAACAAAAACAAAATTCTGTCCTTCAACTTTGAATGGCAAACCGAATATTTTGCGGTATCGGTAAGTGAATCGGCAGTTAACCGGGTAAGAAGGTATATTAAGAACCAGGAGGAGCATCACAGGAAAAAGACGTTTACTGAGGAATATCAGGAGTTTATGAAAAAATACCGGTTTAACACGCTTGTTTCGGGCTAA
- a CDS encoding DUF5668 domain-containing protein: METSEQKQMRPGLKSKSLVFGILVLALGLFWLAYNFGMISDSVWDHIISWPMLLIAIGLINLFNGHGRGFGTILILIGGFFLLDDVFEWPITFTKIFWPSLLILVGLFLLLGSKKLFRKDFGVVREGDDFIEEISVFSGADKVIQSRSFRGGRIIAVFGGSNINLTQAEMQPGTHLMEMVCVFGGSTLIVPPDWNVKVEVFSIFGGFEDKRMIGQIDYSKTLLLKGVAIFGGGEVKTSR; this comes from the coding sequence ATGGAAACATCAGAACAAAAACAAATGCGCCCGGGACTGAAAAGCAAGTCCCTGGTTTTCGGGATCCTGGTACTGGCCCTGGGGCTCTTCTGGCTGGCGTACAACTTCGGAATGATCAGCGACAGCGTCTGGGACCACATCATCTCCTGGCCGATGCTGCTCATCGCCATCGGACTGATCAACCTCTTTAACGGACACGGCAGGGGATTCGGAACCATCCTGATCCTGATCGGGGGATTCTTTCTCCTGGACGATGTGTTTGAGTGGCCTATCACCTTCACCAAGATCTTCTGGCCCTCACTGCTGATCCTCGTCGGATTGTTCCTCCTGCTGGGCAGCAAAAAGCTGTTCAGGAAAGACTTTGGGGTTGTGCGGGAAGGAGATGACTTCATAGAAGAAATATCGGTCTTCAGCGGTGCGGATAAGGTCATTCAGTCCAGATCGTTCCGGGGAGGCAGAATCATTGCCGTGTTTGGCGGATCCAACATCAATCTCACCCAGGCAGAAATGCAGCCAGGCACCCATTTGATGGAAATGGTCTGCGTTTTCGGGGGCTCTACCCTGATCGTCCCGCCCGACTGGAACGTAAAAGTGGAGGTATTCAGTATCTTTGGAGGTTTTGAAGATAAAAGGATGATCGGACAGATCGATTACAGCAAGACGCTTCTCCTCAAGGGCGTGGCCATTTTTGGCGGCGGAGAAGTTAAAACCTCCCGGTAA
- a CDS encoding AI-2E family transporter, producing MDRLNKYLIAGASCVILAAGLHQIASLVNPFLLSLLLAFAILPLTNWMIRIKIPKYGAVALTFILVLVVGTLVSILVGNSIVRFINDLPAYEVKVRALYSTVNEWFVSMGIDTSKLWSWGIFDPARILTLASSTLSRIASMLSGFFFISILVVVFLFEFLVLNKKMAGGALRNHLVLSRFGPFSNDITKYLSVTALSGFISSLADLILLWILGIEYAILWAVLAWFLSFIPTIGFIISMIPPALLALILFGWQKALILIAGYVIINTISDNVVRPLFMKEGLKISFLELFISLIFWTFLLGIIGGIVSVPLTMAVKEVFAALSDDQKTEDSSQKSILVAKTKRGIGIGRRKGSR from the coding sequence ATGGATCGACTGAATAAATACCTGATTGCAGGGGCTTCCTGTGTCATTCTGGCGGCCGGGCTGCACCAGATCGCCAGCCTGGTCAACCCGTTCCTGCTGTCACTGTTGCTGGCTTTTGCCATTTTACCCCTGACCAACTGGATGATCAGGATCAAGATCCCGAAGTACGGGGCCGTGGCACTTACGTTCATCCTGGTGCTCGTCGTGGGTACGCTGGTGAGCATCCTTGTCGGAAATTCCATCGTACGCTTCATCAACGATCTGCCGGCTTATGAGGTGAAGGTCAGGGCATTGTACTCAACCGTGAACGAATGGTTCGTTTCGATGGGTATCGATACGTCCAAACTTTGGTCATGGGGCATCTTCGATCCCGCCAGGATCCTGACCCTCGCTTCCTCTACCCTGTCGCGGATCGCCTCGATGTTAAGCGGTTTCTTTTTCATCAGCATACTGGTCGTGGTCTTCCTTTTTGAATTCCTGGTACTGAACAAAAAAATGGCCGGCGGAGCACTCCGCAACCACCTGGTCCTTTCCCGTTTTGGCCCGTTCAGCAACGACATCACCAAATACCTGTCGGTCACGGCCCTCTCAGGGTTCATTTCCTCCCTGGCCGACCTGATCCTGCTCTGGATCCTGGGCATCGAGTATGCCATCCTCTGGGCAGTGCTGGCCTGGTTCCTGAGCTTCATCCCCACCATCGGGTTCATCATTTCCATGATCCCCCCGGCCCTGCTGGCGCTGATCCTTTTCGGCTGGCAGAAGGCCCTGATCCTGATCGCTGGCTATGTCATCATCAATACAATCTCCGACAATGTTGTACGGCCCCTGTTCATGAAGGAGGGACTGAAAATATCCTTTCTCGAATTGTTCATTTCACTGATCTTCTGGACCTTTCTGCTGGGGATCATCGGCGGGATCGTCAGCGTTCCACTTACGATGGCGGTGAAGGAGGTGTTTGCAGCGTTGAGTGATGATCAGAAGACAGAAGACAGCAGTCAGAAGTCGATCCTGGTGGCCAAAACCAAGCGAGGGATCGGTATTGGGAGGAGGAAGGGTAGCCGGTAG
- a CDS encoding TonB-dependent receptor — protein sequence MRKHLKYGLMGGFLLGWHFFAMAQVDQVVVSGFPDGISWNEFVAAVENAYPVRFYYDPDSLPEVTLSIEQDSVPLTGFLTELFSPYGFEVSTDRAGNVFIFKDRRIRSALPEICHITLLQDAKDETLPAGNEREATVSGFLDTYREFIVENVIIGSKLKGFGSTQATIRGKVTNAMDHSPAVQANVYVEETRSLAVTNDSGQYQLVLPLGKYTLSVSSLGSFDKKYKLTLLSDGRLDVVLDHRVYALEEVEITSDRFNRVKGTQMGYERLSTKEIKEIPVVLGEKDLIKVALLLPGIQTVGEATSGFNVRGSPVDQNLFYINSVPVYNTSHVFGFFSSFNPEAVSDFSIYKSHIPVQYGGRLSSIFSVASRQGDLKKFSFRGGISPVAARLLVEGPFKEDKSSYMLAVRSTYSDWVLNLIKEPDIHNSSAFFADGIANLTFRLDDRNRIDFFSYGSYDDAQIATLSAYTYGNAGASLAWNNQFGQRHSAALSLIYNRYRLGEKNTEYAMEAYERSFTLGHYELRSSVTLRPSLNHTVDVGLNSILYQAARGDLLPYGDASTLIPESYEPEKGIETAIYAGDEWKAAPKLILNGGLRYTVYTYLGPKTVFTYKPGYPVEAINLTDTLHYGNNALIKTYNGLDYRLGATYLLTGHLSVKASYNRLHQYLFMLSNTIAISPTDIWKLCDYHIKPLTGDQYTLGLYSSLLGEMFEVSLEGYYKNIRNLVEYKDGADLTEADLIETELIQGDLDSYGIEFMLKKSYGKLNGWVNYTWSRALVQANNPVTGEMNNFGEVYPANFDKPHSANLVLNYRITKRLSFSSNIVYSTGRPVTYPTAVYYLNETQITHYSRRNEYRIPDYFRVDLSMNIEGNLKARKLLHGSFSFSVYNLTGRNNAYSVYFTTETGMIKAYRLSIFGVPIFSVSYNFKLGNYDS from the coding sequence ATGAGGAAGCATTTAAAGTACGGATTGATGGGTGGCTTTCTGCTTGGATGGCATTTCTTTGCGATGGCTCAGGTTGATCAGGTCGTGGTGTCAGGGTTTCCGGATGGGATCTCCTGGAATGAATTTGTCGCTGCCGTTGAAAATGCCTATCCTGTCCGTTTTTATTATGATCCTGACAGCCTTCCTGAGGTGACCCTATCCATTGAACAGGATTCTGTTCCGCTGACCGGATTTCTCACGGAATTGTTTTCACCCTATGGGTTCGAAGTGTCCACCGACCGGGCCGGGAATGTTTTCATTTTCAAGGATCGCCGGATCCGGTCCGCCCTGCCGGAGATCTGCCACATTACGCTGTTGCAGGACGCAAAAGATGAGACCTTGCCTGCCGGAAATGAAAGGGAGGCCACTGTCAGCGGATTTCTGGACACCTACCGGGAATTCATTGTCGAGAATGTGATCATCGGTTCGAAGCTCAAGGGATTTGGCAGTACGCAGGCAACGATCCGGGGGAAGGTCACCAACGCAATGGACCATTCGCCGGCCGTGCAGGCCAATGTCTATGTCGAGGAAACACGGAGCCTTGCGGTCACGAATGATTCAGGCCAGTACCAGCTGGTGCTGCCGCTGGGCAAATACACGCTTTCGGTGAGCAGCCTGGGCAGTTTTGATAAAAAGTACAAGCTCACCCTGCTCTCCGACGGGAGACTCGACGTGGTTCTCGACCACCGGGTATATGCCCTGGAGGAGGTGGAGATCACCTCCGACCGGTTCAATCGCGTGAAAGGGACGCAGATGGGGTATGAACGGCTTTCCACCAAAGAGATCAAAGAGATCCCCGTTGTCCTCGGTGAGAAGGACCTGATCAAGGTGGCCCTGCTGCTGCCCGGGATTCAAACGGTCGGGGAAGCCACCAGCGGATTCAATGTCAGGGGAAGCCCCGTTGACCAGAACCTGTTCTATATCAACAGCGTACCCGTTTACAACACCTCTCACGTCTTTGGGTTCTTCTCATCGTTCAATCCCGAAGCAGTCAGTGATTTTTCGATCTATAAAAGCCATATCCCCGTTCAATACGGCGGAAGACTCTCTTCCATCTTCTCCGTTGCCAGCCGGCAGGGGGACCTGAAAAAATTCTCCTTCAGGGGCGGCATCAGCCCGGTAGCTGCCCGCCTGCTGGTGGAGGGCCCCTTCAAAGAGGATAAAAGCAGCTATATGCTGGCCGTTAGAAGTACTTACTCCGACTGGGTGCTGAATCTGATCAAGGAGCCGGACATCCACAACAGCAGTGCCTTTTTTGCAGATGGCATCGCCAATCTGACCTTCCGCCTGGACGACCGCAACAGGATCGATTTTTTCTCGTACGGGAGCTACGACGATGCACAGATCGCCACACTCTCCGCCTATACCTACGGGAATGCCGGCGCCTCCCTTGCGTGGAACAATCAGTTCGGGCAAAGGCATTCCGCTGCACTGTCGCTGATCTATAACCGGTACAGGCTTGGCGAGAAGAATACCGAATATGCGATGGAAGCCTATGAACGATCCTTCACCCTCGGGCATTACGAACTCAGATCCTCCGTTACGCTCAGGCCTTCGTTAAACCACACAGTCGATGTGGGATTGAATTCGATCCTTTATCAGGCAGCCAGGGGCGACCTGCTGCCTTATGGCGATGCCTCCACGCTGATCCCGGAAAGTTATGAGCCGGAAAAGGGCATCGAAACGGCCATCTATGCCGGCGATGAATGGAAAGCAGCGCCCAAGCTGATCCTGAACGGCGGTCTGCGTTACACGGTTTACACCTACCTCGGCCCAAAGACCGTCTTTACCTACAAGCCAGGGTACCCGGTTGAGGCCATTAACCTGACCGATACGCTGCATTACGGAAACAATGCACTCATCAAGACCTACAACGGTCTGGATTACCGGCTGGGCGCAACCTACCTGCTGACCGGCCATCTGTCGGTCAAAGCCAGCTACAACCGGCTTCACCAGTACCTTTTCATGCTCTCCAACACCATTGCCATCTCCCCGACCGATATCTGGAAGCTCTGCGACTATCATATCAAACCGCTGACGGGCGACCAGTACACCCTGGGATTGTACTCCTCACTGCTGGGTGAGATGTTCGAGGTTTCGCTCGAAGGATACTACAAGAACATCCGTAACCTTGTGGAATACAAGGACGGAGCCGATCTGACCGAAGCAGATCTGATCGAGACCGAGTTGATCCAGGGAGACCTGGACTCCTACGGGATTGAATTCATGCTGAAAAAATCCTATGGAAAACTCAACGGCTGGGTCAATTATACCTGGTCGAGGGCGCTGGTGCAGGCGAACAACCCGGTGACCGGGGAGATGAACAACTTTGGCGAAGTTTATCCGGCCAACTTCGACAAGCCTCACTCGGCCAATCTGGTGCTCAACTACCGCATTACAAAACGCCTGAGTTTCTCATCAAACATTGTGTATTCGACAGGAAGACCGGTGACCTATCCCACTGCGGTCTATTACCTCAACGAAACGCAGATCACCCACTATTCAAGGCGTAACGAGTACCGCATCCCTGATTATTTCAGGGTGGATCTGTCGATGAACATAGAGGGGAACCTGAAGGCCAGGAAGCTGCTCCACGGTTCCTTTTCATTTTCAGTCTATAATCTCACCGGAAGAAATAATGCCTATTCGGTATATTTTACGACCGAAACGGGCATGATCAAGGCTTACCGCCTGTCCATCTTCGGGGTACCCATTTTTTCGGTCAGTTATAATTTCAAGCTGGGCAACTATGACAGTTAA
- a CDS encoding DUF4249 domain-containing protein, with the protein MTVKNILIVFLCLILVTACIDEYWPDISDYEPLMVVDGTLTNGTGPYAVRLSVTSDVNHPKYEPLPACTVTIEDDAGNIESLTETEPGLYVTVSENFRGVVGRQYRIWIITPESKTYSSPFQRLLAPVGIDTVYTEVEYREIPDLNHDLAGLQFYLDTYRAENDSNYYLWKLEETFLFHTDFFIDYLYMGYWEQFSNRDSVHTCWTTQNVYEFFTAHTLNLTNPTLIRYPLHYVDTESRRLQVKYSLLVHQYTIDADAHSFYDQVRNLMVDAGKLYTKQPYQIRGNVSNDDDPGEPVLGYFLVGGLDSIRIFVKRPLDVPFYYPVCELITDMRSLYFMPRSYWPIYVTENAQGQRGYASDACFDCTLNGGVLEEPDFWE; encoded by the coding sequence ATGACAGTTAAAAACATCCTGATCGTTTTCCTGTGCCTGATCCTGGTCACTGCCTGCATTGATGAATACTGGCCGGATATCAGCGATTACGAGCCGCTGATGGTCGTCGACGGGACCCTGACGAACGGAACCGGACCGTATGCTGTCAGGTTGTCGGTGACATCCGACGTAAATCATCCGAAATATGAACCTTTACCAGCCTGTACGGTCACCATTGAGGATGATGCCGGGAACATTGAATCGCTCACCGAGACCGAACCGGGTCTGTACGTCACTGTATCGGAAAATTTCAGGGGGGTCGTTGGACGGCAATACAGAATCTGGATCATCACTCCGGAGAGCAAGACCTACTCCTCCCCTTTTCAGAGGCTTCTGGCCCCGGTCGGCATCGATACGGTTTACACGGAAGTTGAGTATCGCGAAATCCCTGATTTGAACCATGACCTGGCCGGATTACAGTTCTACCTGGATACCTACCGGGCGGAAAATGACTCGAACTACTATCTGTGGAAGCTCGAGGAAACGTTTCTGTTCCATACCGACTTTTTCATTGATTATCTTTATATGGGGTACTGGGAGCAATTCAGCAACAGGGACTCGGTGCACACCTGCTGGACCACGCAGAACGTCTATGAATTTTTCACCGCCCACACGCTCAACCTGACGAACCCCACTCTCATCCGTTATCCGTTGCATTATGTGGATACGGAATCCCGTCGCCTGCAGGTCAAATACAGCCTGCTTGTCCATCAGTACACCATTGACGCCGACGCCCATTCCTTTTACGATCAGGTCAGGAACCTGATGGTGGATGCCGGAAAGCTTTATACAAAACAACCCTACCAGATAAGAGGCAATGTCAGCAACGACGATGACCCCGGCGAGCCCGTCCTGGGCTATTTCCTGGTCGGAGGACTCGACTCCATACGGATCTTTGTCAAGCGGCCCCTGGACGTTCCGTTTTACTACCCGGTCTGTGAGCTGATCACCGACATGCGGTCCCTGTACTTCATGCCACGATCCTACTGGCCGATCTATGTGACCGAGAACGCGCAGGGCCAGCGGGGATACGCTTCCGATGCATGCTTTGACTGTACATTGAACGGCGGGGTTCTTGAAGAACCTGATTTCTGGGAATGA
- a CDS encoding Gfo/Idh/MocA family oxidoreductase → MNNQSTSRRNFLKTAALGAAGVGLGLRSLAADRSATPGESRSPNRIRGQKSVMGLACEPLEKVRIGVIGLGMRGMEAVERLLFVEGVEISAVCDVLPERVGKAQQIVTDRGKQQPAGFAAGENDWMNLCQLENVDLVYICTPWELHTPNAIHAMQQGKHAAVEVPAALTLKQCWELVDTAEQTRRHCMMLENCCYDFFELATLNMARQGVFGEIMHAECAYIHDLRWLKFDKENGYHAMWRLKHSMKHTGNPYPTHGLGPVAQILGINRSDRMAYLTSMSANQLGMSLYAANTFGNDSPEARQHYELGDMNTTLVRTHRGKTILIQHDTTSPRPYSRIHLISGTKGIAQKWPDQRIALEPESHQWLPEEKMDQMLQQYEHPLARKVGEKAKEVGGHGGMDFIMDWRLIHCLRNGLPLDQDVYDAAAWSSIVELSERSVRNHSQPAEVPDFTRGEWESQLPLGIVE, encoded by the coding sequence ATGAATAACCAATCAACCTCCCGCCGGAATTTCCTCAAAACCGCTGCTTTGGGAGCAGCAGGAGTCGGACTGGGTCTCAGGAGCCTGGCAGCGGACCGGTCAGCGACGCCCGGCGAATCGCGGTCACCGAACCGGATCCGCGGTCAGAAAAGCGTGATGGGCCTGGCCTGCGAACCGCTGGAAAAGGTCCGCATCGGTGTCATCGGCCTGGGCATGCGAGGAATGGAGGCCGTGGAACGCCTGCTCTTTGTGGAAGGGGTGGAGATCAGCGCAGTGTGTGATGTGCTGCCCGAACGGGTCGGCAAGGCACAACAGATCGTCACCGATAGGGGAAAACAACAACCGGCAGGATTCGCGGCAGGTGAAAACGACTGGATGAACCTGTGCCAGCTCGAAAACGTCGACCTGGTGTACATCTGTACGCCCTGGGAACTGCATACGCCCAACGCGATCCATGCCATGCAGCAGGGGAAGCATGCCGCCGTGGAGGTTCCGGCCGCCCTGACGCTGAAACAATGCTGGGAACTGGTCGATACGGCCGAACAGACCCGCCGGCACTGCATGATGCTGGAAAACTGCTGCTACGACTTCTTTGAGCTGGCCACCCTAAACATGGCCCGCCAGGGCGTCTTCGGTGAGATCATGCATGCCGAATGTGCATACATCCACGATCTGCGCTGGCTGAAATTCGATAAGGAAAACGGATACCACGCTATGTGGCGCCTGAAACACAGCATGAAACATACGGGAAATCCCTACCCCACCCACGGGCTGGGTCCCGTAGCCCAGATCCTGGGGATCAACCGCAGCGACCGGATGGCGTACCTGACCTCGATGTCGGCCAACCAGCTCGGCATGAGCCTCTACGCTGCCAATACATTTGGCAACGATTCCCCGGAAGCACGTCAGCATTATGAGCTGGGCGACATGAACACAACCCTGGTCAGGACACACCGTGGCAAAACGATCCTGATCCAGCACGACACCACCAGTCCCCGCCCCTACAGCCGCATCCACCTGATCAGCGGCACAAAGGGCATCGCCCAGAAATGGCCCGATCAGCGTATCGCCCTGGAACCTGAATCCCATCAATGGCTGCCTGAAGAAAAAATGGATCAAATGCTGCAGCAATACGAACATCCGCTGGCCCGGAAGGTGGGCGAAAAAGCAAAAGAGGTGGGTGGCCACGGCGGGATGGACTTCATCATGGACTGGCGGCTGATCCACTGCCTGCGCAACGGCCTGCCGCTCGACCAGGATGTGTACGATGCCGCAGCCTGGTCAAGCATCGTGGAATTAAGCGAACGATCGGTCCGAAATCACAGTCAACCGGCCGAAGTGCCCGACTTCACGCGGGGGGAATGGGAATCGCAACTCCCGCTGGGCATCGTGGAATGA
- a CDS encoding histidine kinase — MLEKIKTNRFPIIYGLLWTTIIVVHYVLLRSGYGFRPAIAWGDSLVFNLLFAVLGMGLWFMVRFSDLHKKSFPELLFYHLTSATGILFIWTGISFLILKNNFPGDSPYLLFLSESLTIRIFLGILYYTLLTTTYYLVINFRELQENREKESQLKTLLKEAELNLLRSQIRPHFLFNSLNSISSLTMTDPAKAQEMVIKLSSFMRYSLETKDNTMSTLSALNQTGTTS, encoded by the coding sequence ATGCTGGAAAAAATAAAGACAAACCGGTTTCCCATCATTTACGGACTCCTGTGGACGACGATCATCGTGGTCCACTATGTCCTGTTAAGATCGGGATATGGATTTCGCCCGGCCATCGCCTGGGGCGACAGCCTGGTCTTCAACCTGCTGTTTGCCGTCCTGGGGATGGGACTGTGGTTTATGGTCCGCTTCAGCGACCTTCACAAGAAATCGTTCCCCGAACTGCTCTTTTACCACCTGACGAGCGCAACGGGAATCCTGTTCATCTGGACAGGCATTTCCTTCCTCATCCTGAAAAACAACTTTCCCGGCGATTCACCTTATCTTTTATTCCTGTCAGAATCATTGACAATTCGTATATTTTTAGGCATATTGTATTATACATTGTTAACGACAACCTATTATCTCGTGATCAATTTCAGAGAGTTACAGGAAAACAGGGAGAAAGAAAGCCAGTTGAAAACCCTGCTGAAGGAAGCGGAGCTGAACCTGTTGCGCTCGCAGATCCGTCCCCATTTCCTTTTTAACAGCCTGAACTCGATCAGTTCACTGACGATGACCGATCCTGCAAAAGCGCAGGAAATGGTGATCAAACTGTCGTCCTTTATGCGCTATTCGCTCGAAACAAAGGATAATACGATGAGTACGCTTTCCGCCCTGAACCAAACCGGTACCACTTCCTGA